The DNA segment GTCCGGCATTTCCTTCCACCGCGGCGAGCTTGGCGGAGTGGAGCATCACCATTGCCAGATTCCTGATCTCACGCGCGCTGACAAAGCCAGTGTAGTCGCCAGGCATTCCGTTGACGGATCGCTCCCTCAGCTCACCGATCTCACGGAGTTCGCGGATCAAGGGACGGTGGCCGTCTAGCATCGAACGCATTTCCGCCGCATCCCACCCGGATCCATTCTTTTCCTCCATGGCGGTTGACAGCTCACGGCTGACATTCTTGTGGGGTGCCTGTCCGTCGCCGGTCAAACGATGCAGCCGCAGAAAGGCATTCTGTTCCGCAGGAATCATACGGTGATCAATGGCCAGAAGCGGATGGGTATGAATCAGCTCCGCTTTCATGAGCTCCGCCCTGGCTCTGGTGCGGGCGATCTCCGCCGCGCTGGGTGCTTCGAAAATCGGCTTTGGTTCGTAGGTCAGGATCTCCCATAGATCCCCTCCCGACCTGATGTGGCCGGGAACCGAGTTGATCCGGTGCCATCCCCATGCTCCGGCGACCCCGCAGGCGGTGAACGCGGACATCAGGATCAGGAAACTGCGGGAAGGCCGGTAGTCCATAGGGTAATCCGAATATCAATATAGGTGAATTTGTCAATCCAAGGCCTTCCCGGAACCAGACGCCTGATTATCCATCACAATTATTTTTAGCTTCAGCTAAGTTTTTAAGTTGCGAGTGATCCGAACTTTGCTAGGGTCCGCCCATGTTCATGAAATCAATGATGCTGATGGCCGGTGCATTGCTGGCCGTCTCCTGCACGAAGTCGGAATCCGCCGGTGGCGGAAAGCCGGTGGTCGCGGCGACCACCACCATGGTGGCGGATCTCGCGAAGGTCATCGGAGGTGACCGGGTCGAGGTGCGCGGGCTGATGGGACCGGGGGTGGATCCCCACAACTATGTGCCGAAGCTGGCGGACACGAACCTGCTGGAAAAAGCGGATGTCGTCCTCTACGGCGGACTACATCTGGAAGGCCGCTTCCAGAGCACGCTGGAGGCGATGGCGAAGCGGGGCCGCAACGTGGTCGCGGTGACCGACGGGATCGCCCAGGCGGATTTGCTCTCCCCTCAGGAAGACTTCGAGGGAACGAAGGACCCCCACGTATGGGGCGATCCCCTGCTGTGGAAGCAGACGGTGGATACCGCTGTCGCTGCGATCACCAAGGCCGACCCTGACGGCGCGGCGGTCTATCAGACGAACGGCGAGGCTTACAAGAAGCAGCTCGACGAACTGTCCGCCTGGGCGAAGGACAAGATCTCCACCATCCCCCAGGAAAAACGGATCCTGGTGACTAGCCATGACGCGTTCTTCTATTTCGGCCGCGCGTTCGGCTTCGAGGTGCGGGGACTCCAGGGCGTTTCCACCGCCGCGGAAGCGGGCCTGAAGGACCGCAGCAAGCTGGTGGAATACCTGCGCAGCCAGGGAGTGAAGACCGTGTTCGCGGAAACCTCCATCAATGAAAAGGGCATCTCCGCCGTCGCCGCGGAAGCCGGTGTGGCAGTGTCCGACCAACCTCTTTTCTCCGACGCGCTGGGCGCACCGGGTGACACGGCAACCGTGGACGGTGAGACCTATGACAAGGGCACCTACACCGGCATGGTGAAGCACAACGTCAACTCCGTCGTGAAAGGCCTGAAATGATCCCAACCATGAAACCACTCTTTCTTTTCCCTCTCCTCCTACCCGCCCTCCACGCCGCGGAGTTCCAGCGCGAACTCTCCGCCGACCGGCCTGACACCACCGAAAGCCCCATCACCGTGGAGGCCGGAAGATTCCAGGTGGAGTCCAGCATGTGGGCTTTCGGCAAGGATGGCTCCGATGAAACGTGGACGCTCGGTGAAATGAACCTCAAGGCGGGTCTGACCGCCGCGAGCGACCTGCAACTGGTCCTCCGTCCGTGGATTCATGAGCAGTCCGATGGTGAAACGAGCGAAGGCTTCGGTGACATCGAACTCCGCCTGAAGCACAATCTGTGGGGAAATGACGGAGGCAAAACCGCCGGTGCGCTGATGCCTTACGTTTCCATCCCCTCCCAGACCGCCGTCAGCACGGGCGAGTGGGAGGGCGGCGTGATCTTCCCCGTCTCCATCGAGCTGACGGAGCGCCTCGGCTTCGGCTTCCAGGTGGAGGCGGCACGGGTATGGGAAGGCGACAGCGGCGAATACGAATGGGACTTCCTCCACTCCGCCGTGCTGGGCGTCTCCCTGACGGAAAAGCTGGGCTTGTTCATCGAGTATGTGGGGGTCGCCGGTGACGGTGACTACGAAGCCAGCGGCAACGTGGGACTCACGTGGGCATCCACGGAAAACCTCCAATGGGATATTGCCGTCGGAGTCGGCCTGAACGATGCTGCGGAGGACTTCTCCGTCGCCCAAGGCGTCACCTTCCGTTTCTGACATGAAAAGCAATCCGGCCCTGGAAACCCACGACCTGTCCGTCTCCTACCGGGGGAAGCCCGTGCTGCATGGCGTGGACGTGGAGATCCCCTATGGTTCCCTGACAGGCATCATGGGGCCCAACGGGGCCGGAAAATCCACCCTGCTGAAGGCCATCATGGATGTGGTGAAGCCGGACACCGGGTGGGTGAAACTGCTGGGGAAGCCGCTGGACCAGGTGCTGGGTCGCATCGGCTACGTGCCGCAGCGCGAATCGGTCGATTGGGATTTCCCGGTGACCGTGGCGGATGTGGCTCTGATGGGGACCTATGCGAAACTCGGTTGGTTCGGTCGGCCTGGAAAGGCGGAGAAGGCGCGGGCGCGGGAGGCACTGGAGCAGACCGGAATCGCGGATCTCGCGGGACGCCAGATCGGTGAACTCAGCGGCGGCCAGCAGCAACGGACCTTCCTTGCGCGGGCGCTCGCCCAGCAGGCGGAGATCTATCTGATGGACGAGCCGTTCGCCGGGGTGGACATCGCCACGGAGCGCACCATCGTCTCGCTGCTCCACGGCCTGAGGGATGAGGGCAAGACGGTCATTGTCGTCCATCACGACCTCCAGACGGCGGAGCGTTATTTCGACCGGCTGCTGTTGCTCAACGGCCACGTGGTCGCCCACGGTCCGACGGCGGAGGTGTTCGTGCCGGAGATCCTCAACCAGACCTACGGTGGGAAGCTGACGATGCTCAGTGAGATTTCCAACCGCGCCGCCCGCGGAGAAGGAGGCAAGGCTCCATGACGCTGGCGTTCACGGTCGCGGCGGTCTCCTCGGCGGTGATCGCCGCCCTGCTGCTGGGCGTCGTCTCCGGGCTGCTGGGAACCTTCGTGGTCGTGCGGCGGATGGCGCTGACGGGAGACATGATCTCCCACGCGGTGCTGCCCGGCATCGTCGCCGGTCTGGCATGGAGCACCACGCGGAATCCGCTGGTCGTCCTGAGCTGTGCTGTCGCGGCCGGTGTCATCGGCACGCTGACGCTGACCGCCATCCTCCGCCACACGAAGCTGAAAGCGGATGCCGCGCTGGCGCTGGTGCTGTCCGTGTTCTTCGCCTTCGGCATCGCGATGATCTCCAAGCTGCAGCCCGCCGGGGTGCAGGCGTTCCTATACGGCCAGGTGGCGGCGATCGACCGCAACGACCTGATTCTGCTGACGGTGGTGACGCTGTTCACGGCGGTCCTGCTGCCCCTCCTGTTCAGGGTGCTGGGCATCGTTTCGTTCGATCCGGCCTTCTCCCGGCTGATGGGACTGCCGGTGAAATGGATCGAGCTCGGATTTTTCCTGGTGCTGACCATCGTCATCGTCATCGCCATGCAGGCGGTGGGGGTGGTGCTGGTGACGGCCATGCTGGTCACCCCTGCCGCGGCGGCGCGGTTCTGCACCGCCTCTCTGCCACGGACGGCGCTGCTCGCCTGCGTCTTCGGTGCGGCAGGAGGCGTGGTCGGCGTGACGATCTCCGCGCAAGGAGGAGGGCTGCCGACCGGCCCGCTGATGGCACTGTCGGTGACAGGCATCTTTCTCGGTGCCACCCTGCTAGGCAAACGCTCCGGCTGGATCCCCACCCTGCTGCGCAGGCGCCGGGAGCGGATCCGCATCGTGGGTGAGGACATGCTGAAGCGGCTGTGGCAGCGTGAGGAAACGGTCGGCAGGAACGTGGCCCTCCCCACGGCGGAGTTCCGTCAGGCGATCCCGGGAAATGTCGCGGCAGCCCTCCGCAAGCTCACTTCCTCCGGGTGGGTGGAAGTCAGCGAATACAAGGTGTCCCTCACCCGATCCGGCCGGAAGTTCGCAGCCAGTCTGGTGCGCGCCCATCGCCTGTGGGAGCGCTATCTG comes from the Luteolibacter sp. SL250 genome and includes:
- a CDS encoding zinc ABC transporter substrate-binding protein — encoded protein: MFMKSMMLMAGALLAVSCTKSESAGGGKPVVAATTTMVADLAKVIGGDRVEVRGLMGPGVDPHNYVPKLADTNLLEKADVVLYGGLHLEGRFQSTLEAMAKRGRNVVAVTDGIAQADLLSPQEDFEGTKDPHVWGDPLLWKQTVDTAVAAITKADPDGAAVYQTNGEAYKKQLDELSAWAKDKISTIPQEKRILVTSHDAFFYFGRAFGFEVRGLQGVSTAAEAGLKDRSKLVEYLRSQGVKTVFAETSINEKGISAVAAEAGVAVSDQPLFSDALGAPGDTATVDGETYDKGTYTGMVKHNVNSVVKGLK
- a CDS encoding transporter, with translation MKPLFLFPLLLPALHAAEFQRELSADRPDTTESPITVEAGRFQVESSMWAFGKDGSDETWTLGEMNLKAGLTAASDLQLVLRPWIHEQSDGETSEGFGDIELRLKHNLWGNDGGKTAGALMPYVSIPSQTAVSTGEWEGGVIFPVSIELTERLGFGFQVEAARVWEGDSGEYEWDFLHSAVLGVSLTEKLGLFIEYVGVAGDGDYEASGNVGLTWASTENLQWDIAVGVGLNDAAEDFSVAQGVTFRF
- a CDS encoding metal ABC transporter ATP-binding protein produces the protein MKSNPALETHDLSVSYRGKPVLHGVDVEIPYGSLTGIMGPNGAGKSTLLKAIMDVVKPDTGWVKLLGKPLDQVLGRIGYVPQRESVDWDFPVTVADVALMGTYAKLGWFGRPGKAEKARAREALEQTGIADLAGRQIGELSGGQQQRTFLARALAQQAEIYLMDEPFAGVDIATERTIVSLLHGLRDEGKTVIVVHHDLQTAERYFDRLLLLNGHVVAHGPTAEVFVPEILNQTYGGKLTMLSEISNRAARGEGGKAP
- a CDS encoding metal ABC transporter permease: MTLAFTVAAVSSAVIAALLLGVVSGLLGTFVVVRRMALTGDMISHAVLPGIVAGLAWSTTRNPLVVLSCAVAAGVIGTLTLTAILRHTKLKADAALALVLSVFFAFGIAMISKLQPAGVQAFLYGQVAAIDRNDLILLTVVTLFTAVLLPLLFRVLGIVSFDPAFSRLMGLPVKWIELGFFLVLTIVIVIAMQAVGVVLVTAMLVTPAAAARFCTASLPRTALLACVFGAAGGVVGVTISAQGGGLPTGPLMALSVTGIFLGATLLGKRSGWIPTLLRRRRERIRIVGEDMLKRLWQREETVGRNVALPTAEFRQAIPGNVAAALRKLTSSGWVEVSEYKVSLTRSGRKFAASLVRAHRLWERYLTERASYKPDHVHESAERAEHWLDEEGRRRLEERLGRQELDPHGSRIPAEDDGKEARP